TCGACTATGACCGCGAAATGGCGCTGGCGGCCGTGCACGTGGACCGCACGCCCGATGGCGAGGGCGGCTTCATCGAGACCGAGCAGATCATCGGCGTGTCGCGCTACATCACCAACCCGGACCAGACCACCTGCGAGTTCTCGCTGGTCGTCTCCGACCACTACAAGGGCCAGGGCCTGGGTTCGCGGCTGATGCACGCGATCATGGAGTTCGCCCGCAGCAAGGGCCTGGCGCAGATCGAGGGCCTGGTGCTGGCCAACAACGACAACATGCTGCGCCTGATGCGCAGCCTGGGCTTCTCGGTGGGCAGTTTCACCGAGGACCCGGACTTCAAGCTCTGCGTCAAGGCACTTTGAGCCCCGCGGCCGCGGATGGGCGTCAGCCCAGCCAGCCGGCCAGCGCGGCCAGCCCGGCACCGAGTGCAGCGGCCAGCGTCGCCAGGGCGTAGCCCAGGGCCACGCGCCGGCCCAGCGCGGCGCCGCCGCTCACCCAGGCGATGCCGGCCTTGCTGACCTGGTTGGAGGCGGCCGCCAGCAGCGTGGCTGCCACCGCCGCGCCCATGGCCAGGTTGCCGCCGGCCTGCATGCGCGCCAGCGTGATCAGGATCGCATCGACGTCCGCCACGCCGGAGGCCAGCGCCAGCCCGTACAGGCCGGTGGTGCCGAAGAGCTCGTGCGCGGCGCGGCCGAGCACCGCCATCGCGCCGAGGAAGGCGGCAAAGCCCAGCGCGACGCTGAGGTCGAAGGGCTGCGGCTCGTTCTCCGCGCCACCATCCGTCCCGGCAGGGGCCTCGTCGTGGACCGAGGTGCTGTGCCACAGCCCGCCAAGGCGGCGCCACTGCAGCAGCGCCAGCGCCAGCAGCGTGGCCCCGGCCGCCAGCAGCGGTGCAGCCAGCGCCCGGCCCAGCGCCGGCTGCAGCGAGACGGCGATCAGCGTCATGCGCAGGAACATCACGCCGCAGGCCGCCAGGATGCCGGCCGCCGCGGCCCGGCGCAGCGCTGGGTCCTGCCGTGCCTGGCGGGCCAGGGTCAGCGTGGCCGCGGTCGAGGAGGCCAGCCCGCCGAGCAGGCCGGTCCAGAGCAGGCCGCGCTGCGGGCCACTGGCGCGCATCGCCACGTGGCCGCCCAGCGACAGGCCGGACACCAGCACGACCGCCCACCACAGCCGGTAGGGGTTGAGCGCCTCGTAGGGGCCGTAGCCGCGGTCGGGCAGCAGCGGCAGGATGACCACCGAGAGCACGAGCATCTGCAGCGCCGCGCTCAGCTCGCGCTGCTCGATGCGGCGCAGCCAGCGGTGCAGGGTGGATTTCAGGTCCAGCAGCACCGCCACCACCACCGCCACGCCGGCTGCGAGCGCCGGGGAGCCCGATGCCGCCAGCGCGCCGAGCACGAAGGTCAGCAGCGCGGCCACGGTCGTGGTGGCACTCAGCCGGCCACTGCTGCGCACCCAGGCGCTGTAGGAGACGACCGTCACCAGGGCCAGGGCCAGCAGCCCGGCCGCCAGCGGCCAGGCGCCGAAGGGGCCGCGCAGCTGCGCCGCCACGCCACCGAACAGGCCGATCAGCGCGAAGGTGCGCAGCCCCGCCACGCGGCTGCCCTCGGCCTGCTCGCGCTCGCGCCAGCCGCGCTCCAGGCCGATCACCAGGCCCACGGCCAGCGCCGCGGCCAAGCCGACCACGGCCGGGTCGATGGGCAGCGTGCTGCTGTCGAAGGGCATCGCGTCAGTCCTTGCCGTGATCGGCGGCCCGCCACTTCAGCAGCGGAATCGGCCGCGGCGCCGCGGTGAACTTCTCCGTCAGCGGCGCGTGCTCCAGCGGCGGGAAGTCGAGTTTCTTCTCGGGCACCGGGTGGTCGGGCAGGCGGTCGAGCAGGTGGCGGATCAGCGTCAGCCGGCCCAGGCGCTGGTCATTGAAGTCCACCAGCGTCCAGGGAGCCTGGTCGCTGTGGGTGGCGTCGAGCATCGCGTCGCGCGCCTTGCCATAGGCGGCGTAGCGCTGGCGCGCCTGCAGGTCGATCTCGGAGAGCTTCCAGCGCTTGAGCGGGTCGTTCAGCCGCTCGGCAAAGCGCTCCTCCTGCTGCGCCTGGTCGACCGTCAGCCAGTACTTGAACAGCAGCAGGCCATCGTCGACCAGCAGCTTCTCGAACTTGGGCGTCTGGCGCAGGAAGGCCTGCACCTGGGCCTCGCCGGCCCAGCCCATCACCCGCTCGACGCCAGCGCGGTTGTACCAGCTGCGGTCGAAGATGACGATCTCGCCCGCCGCCGGCAGGTGCGGCACGTAGCGCTGGAAGTACCACTGCGCGGCTTCGCGCTCGCTGGGCTTGCCCAGGGCCACCACGCGGCACTGGCGCGGGTTGAGCGTCTCGGCGATGGCGTTGGCCACGCCGCCCTTGCCGGCGGTGTCGCGCCCTTCCAGCACGACCACCAGCCGCTGGCGGCTGTGGGCCAGCCAGCGGGCCATCTCGTTGAGTTCTAGCTGCATCGCGCCGAGCTGCTCGAAGTAGTCGCTCTTGCCGAGCTTGTCCGGGGTGGCGGAGCCGTTCTTCTTGGTCATGGCGGGCGGTGGATGGGGCAGATGGGGCGGGTGCCGATGCAGGGAGCTTGCGCCCGTCGCGCGGCGCTGGCAAGTCCCGCGGCCGGGCCGGCCAGCCTTGCAGGCACAGGGCGGTTTTGCGCGTTGCGGGCGATGTCCCTCCCCGGGGCCCGGGGAGCCGCAGCGGATCGGCCAGGGGGGCGCCGACAATGCCGCCATGCAGCAGTCAGACAGGTTCATGGGGGCGGGCGGCGCCCGGGGGGCACAAGGTGCACTAGGGGTTTGCTGCCGTTTCCTGGGGCGGCGTCGCTTCCTGGCGTTGCTGGGCGGGCTGTGGCTGGGCCTGGCCGGCCCGGCTTGCCAGGCCCAGCCCGCCAGCGCATCACCCTGGTTCGACGCCGGCCGCCCCTCGGCTCGCAGCCACGAGGCGCTGGCGCTGCTGGCCGATGCCCCCTCGCACGGGCTGCGTGCCGAGGACTACGGCCTGGCCGCGCTGCACGAGGCGGTGGCCCAGGCCGGGCGCCAGCCGGCCGATGCCGCCACGGCCGACGCGCTGGCCCGTGCCCTCGATGCAGCGCTGCGTGCCTACCTGGGGGACCTGCGCGAGGGCCGCGTCGACCCGCGCCAGCTGCACCACGACTTCGAGCCCCCGCGGCGCGATCCGGCCGCCGACCCGGCCGTGCTGCTGCAGGCGGCCCTGGCCCGTGGCAGGCTCGCCGAGGCGGTGCGCGACGCCACCCCGCGCCTGCCGCAGTACGAGCAGCTGCGTGGCGCCCTGGCCCGCTACCGCAGCCTGGCTGGCCACCCCGCCTGGCAGCAGCCGCTGCCCAAGCTGCCAGCCGCCCAGCGGGGCCGTCCGCGCACCCTGGAGCCCGGCGGTGACTACGCCGGCCTGGCCCGTCTGGCCGAGCGGCTGATCGCGCTGGGTGATCTGGCGGCGGCGGATGCGGCCCCGTGGCTGGCGCCGGCTGCGCCATCAGGGGCGGCCTCGGCCGCCGTGTCTGCCCCGCCTCACGCGCGTTACGAGGGCGCGCTGCTTGCCGCGGTGCAGGCCTTCCAGACCCGCCACGGGCTGGGTGCCGACGGTCGCCTCGGCCGTGCCACGCTGGCGCAGTTGGAGGTGCCGCCCGCGGCGCGGGCCCGCCAGATCGAGCTGGCCCTGGAGCGCCTGCGCTGGACGCCCGCGCTGTACGGGCCGCGCATGATCGTGGTCAACGTGCCCGAGTTCGTGCTGCGCGCCTACGAGGTGGCGGCCGACGGGCGCATCGAGCTGCGCCTGGCGATGAAGGTGATCGTCGGCCAGGCGCTGCGCACGCAGACGCCGCTGCTTGACGAGGAGCTGCGCAGCATCGAGTTGAGCCCCTACTGGAACGTGCCGCCGTCCATCGCCCGGCAGGAGCTGGTGCCCGAGCTGCGCCGCTCGCCCGGCGTGTGGGCGCGCGAGGGCTACGAGTTCGTCGCGGCCGGCGCCGCCGTGGCCACCGCGCTGACGGAGGGCGGGCTCGATGCGGTGCTGGCCGGCCATGCGCGCATCCGCCAGCGGCCCGGTCCGCGCAATGCGCTGGGCACGATCAAGTTCGTGTTCCCCAACCGCGAGTCGGTCTACCTGCACGACACCTCGGCGCCGGGGCTGTTCGGCCGCGAGCGGCGCGATTTCAGCCACGGCTGCATCCGCATCGAGCAGCCGCTGGCCCTGGCGCGGCTGGTGCTGCGCGGCCAGCCCGAGGGCGACGAGGCCTGGCTGCGCGAGGCGCTGGCCGGCGGGCGCAACACCCATGTGCGCGTCGCCCAGCCCTGGCAGGTGCTGATCGCCTACGGCACCGCGCTGGTGAAGGAAGGCCGGGTGTTCTTCTTCGACGACATTTACGGGCATGATCGCGCGCTCGACGCGGCGCTGCAGCGCCCGCGCCTGGCATCGCCACGGGGCTCGGCCCCGGCGCCCGTCGTCTCCCCACCCGCCGCCCGACCATGAAGTACCCGTTCCGGCCGCCCTGCTCCAGCCCCTGCCCCTCCCCGCGCCGCCAGTTCTTCCATCGCGCGCTGCGCCACGGTGCCGGCCTGGCCGGTGCGGCCACGCTCGCGGCGCTGGCGCCCCGGGCCTGGGCCAACGTGCCGCAGGCGCGCTCGCTGGCGCTGGCCCACACGCACACGGGCGAGCGCGTCGAACTGGTCTACGCCGTGGGTGAGCGCTACCTGGACGAGGCGCTGGGGCAGCTGGACCACTTCCTGCGCGACCACTACAGCGGCGAGGTCGGCCGCATCGACCCGGGCGTGTTCGACCAGCTCCACCGCGTGCAGCAGCGCCTGGGCGGCCAGGCCTTCGAGATCATCTCCGGCTACCGCGGTGCGCGCACCAACGCCCACCTGCAGGCCACCCGCGGCGGCGGTGTGGCCACCCGCAGCCTGCACCTGGAAGGCCGCGCGCTCGACATCCGCCTGCAGGGCGTGGCGCTGGCCGACCTGCGCGACGCCGCGCTGGAGCTGCGCGCCGGTGGGGTGGGCTACTACCCGGGTGAGCGCTTCGTGCACCTCGACACCGGGCGCGTGCGGCGCTGGTGAGTGCACCCGCTGGCGCGGCTCAGTGCGCCGCCGCCGGGCGGGGCCTTGGGCGTGCGCCGTGGTGTTTTCAGGCTGCTTTCACGGGCGAGCGATCGGCGACGGCAGGCGTTGCAGCCTGAGCTGAAGTCGGAAGGGACAGCGTGCGCGCCAGGGCCGGCGCGGACGGCACGACGATGGAATGCACCTTGACGCCCTGCAGCTGGGCCGCACGAATGACATGCTGGATGCCGCCGATGCCCCCTTCGCTGGCTTCCTTGTTCCACAGCGCAAGCAGGGTGATCTCGGTGTCGTCGCCGAGTTCGTAGGCCGCGGTGAGCGCGTGCTGGAGCATCCACAGGCTGTTGCGGCGCCCGACGTTGTAGTACGGGCGGCCATTGAGCCAGCGCGGCATCTCGTTGGTATCGGTGAAGGTGCTGATCGGCACGGGGTCGCCGGGAACGTCGGGACGCTGGGCCTGCTGGCGCACGGTGCGGTACACGCTGAGGAACCGCTCGACCCACTCCGGTCCTGCCGGGGCCACGTACTGGCCGACGTACTGGCGCCAGGGCAAGGCAAGGCACAGTCGGGTCGGTATGTGCTGGGCCTGGCAGACCTCGTGGAACAGCAGATCGCCGCCATTGGCGCCGGCAGCCAGGCCAAAGACGATCTGCCCGCCGCAGGCAAGTTCATTGTCGATGGCCTGCCGGATCGCGTCGCGCACGGCATCCACGCAGTCAGCCGGAAATCCGGGTCGCCGGACGGTGCTGCCGGAGTCTGACCCTGGCATCGAGCTGTCCAGGCGCAGCCCGACGAACATCAGGATGCGCGGGCGCTGCTGGTTCTTCTGCAGGGTACCGCGGCGGCGGCTGAGGACCTGCGTGGCCTGGGCCACGTTCCTGGCGATGGTGCCGATCTCCGAGTGCTGGTCCTGTTCCCTGCCCCGGATGTCCAGCTCCAGATAGACCTCCAGCGCACGTCGCATCGACTCCTCGGCGTTGTCGGGGGCGAAGTGCTTGGCCTCCTCATACAGCTGGGCGACGTGCTGTGGCTGGTCGCTGATGATGCATTCGACGGCGGCCTCGAGCAGCGTGAACCAAGGGTCGATGCTGCCCAGCTGCTGCAGGCGTTCACGGTCGGCCTCGACCGCCAGCTCAAGGGCGGCGATGAGGGAGCGGATGCGCCGCTGGCGCCGAACCAGCGCCGTGGCTGCTTCGGCAGGGCGCCGCTGCAGGCTCGTCCAGACGTCGGGTTGCCGTTGCGCCAATTCAACCTGGATCACCAGCAGGGTCAAGGCATTCAATCCGGCGTAGGCGTTGTTCAGGTCGGCCTTGAAGGCCTCGTGGTAGGCGTCGAAGGCGCGCTGCAGCAGAGGCGAGGCCAGCGCAGCGCGCTGGCGGGCCGCCAGCGCGCTCGTGTCGGCATCCATGTCGGAGGTGCCGCAGGCGCCATCCCCGGCGTTGCGCCACTGCTTGACCCAGACCTCCTTGAGGTTGCGCCCGTTCAGGGAGCGCAACTCGGACAGGCGCGCGGGTGCCAGGGTCCGAGTGCGGGCGACGCGTGCGAGTGCCTGTTCGGAGCGGGTGATGTCGCCGACACGCTGGTAGATCGTCGACAGCACCGTGTTGGCCTCGACATCGTCGGGGTAGCGACCGACGATCTGCTCCCAGGTCGCCTTCGCGCCGTCGATGAAGTTGGATTCGAACTGCGCCCGGCCGACCACGCGCAGGCCTTCTGCCTCCCAGAGAAAGCCCTCGCATTCCATTGCCAGCAGGCTGAGATGCTCGCGCTGCCGGTAGCGCTGGGCCCGCTCCACCTCCTCGCGGAACTCCTCGGGCACGGCGATGAACCGGGCACGGTCCTCCGCTTCCAGCTGTGGCAGGAGCTTGAAGATCGGGCTGTCGGCCTCGGTGGAGCTGATGGTGCCGCGCAGGGCCGTCACCAACCGGTCGACCACGGCCTTGGGGTGCTCGGCGAGTTCGTCCAGGCTGTACTCGAAGTAGCGGTCGGTCTTGAGATCGAACGGGTATTCGCTGAGGTTGCATCGGATCAGGAAGGTGTACTTGTCCCTGAAGGCCTGACGCACGCCCAGTTCGTAGTAGACGTTGGGGTTGTGGATGGACAGGTCGGCGATCACCACGTCGGCGGTGAGCAGCTTGTTGAACATGTCCTCGCGGATGTTGCCTGCCACCACCACCGCGCTGGCGGGTTCGCCACGGATGCGCAGCTTTTCGAGTGCCGGGTCCAGGAGACGCTGCTGCACCGCGTCGAAGTTCACCTGGGCGCTCCACAGGCCCGAACCGCCCAGCTGCTCGACCGTCTTGACCAGGTCGCCCAGGCCGATCTTGTCGAGCTTCGCCTTGAGTTCGGTGGCGAGCTTCGCCGAAGCGATCTGCACCTCCTTGGCGCCGAAGGGGCGCACGATGAAGGCATTGAGCGGCATGTTGAACCCCCGTCATCCCGCAGCAGATGTGCTGCCGACACTTCCGTTTTGATCAGTATGGGGGTCGTGCGAACGCGGGTCAATGCACGTGGATGCCGTTCAACCTGCGCTGCTGTCCGGCGTGAACTCAGGCGGGTACTTGCGCGCGTTCAGGCCGATCTTGCGGTCCACCGCCGCGGCGAGGTCCACGCCGCAGCGGTCGGCGATCTGCACCAGGTAGACCAGCACGTCGGCGATCTCCTCGCCCAGGTGCTGCTGCACCTCCGGCCGCTCGGCGACGCGGGTGGACTCTTCCGGCGTCATCCACTGGAAGATCTCCACCAGCTCGCCGGCCTCCACCACCATCGCCATCGCGAGGTTCTTGGGCGTCTGGTAGGGCTCCCAGCCGCGCTCGGCCGAGAAGCGGCGCAGGCGCGCCTGCAGGGCGGGGATGTCCATCGTGCGGTCCTTCGGGTCGGTCTGCGTCAGTCCTTGAGGCCCTGCTCGCGCCGCCGCTCGACGGCCGGGCGGACATCGACGAACGGGACGGCGGGTGCAGACATGCTCGCCAGCCTAGCAGCGCCAGCGCCTAAGATGCCCGGACTCGAACGCATCCGTTCTGGAAGGGAGGGCCTCCATGAACCGCAGTCCTGCGCTGGGCGTCATCTTCGCCATGCTCCTGCTCCAGCCGGGGTGGGGTCTGGCGCAGACGCCGATGACCAAGTGCGTCGGCAACGGGCGGACCGTCTATACCCAGGCGGGCCCGTGTCCGCCCGGCCTGGCGCCGGTGGAGATGCGGTTGCAGCCGCTGTCCGCCGCCGATGCCCAGCCGGTGCCGGCACGACGGGGCCGCGCCGCGCTGGCGGCCGCGCCCACCACGGCAGGCGAGCCGGAGCGGGTGAGCGAATCGCGCCGCAAGCGCGCCAACCGCTGCGAGGCGCTGGCACGGCAGATCGAGCAGATCGACGCCCTTGCGCGCCAGCCGCAGTCGGGCGCGCGGCAGGATGCGCTGCGCGAACAGCGCCGCAGGGTGCAGCGGCGCCATGCGGACCTGGGTTGCTGAGCGGGTGGCCGTGGCGGACGGGATGAGCGTGGCCGCTGCGGCATGATGGCCGGCATGGCTTCTTCCCTGAACCGCAGGCGGGCGGGCGTCTCGCTGGTGTGGCTGCTGGCGGTTGCGCCTGTCTGGGCCGCGGCGCCTGCGCACGCCTCGCTCTGCGAACGTGGCCGCCAGCAGTCGCCCATCGACATCGTGGCGACATCGCGCCAGCCCCTCCCGGCGTTGCAGGTGGCGTATCGGCCGGCGCCGCTGCGCTGGGTGAACGACGGCCACACGGTGCGGGTGCGCTTCTCGAATGGCAGCCACCTGCAGCTGGGGGCCGATCGCCTGACGCTGACCCAGTTCCACTTCCACCTGCCCGGTGGCGACCGGTTGCGCGGCGAGGCGTTTCCGCTGGCGATGCACTTCCTGCACCGGGCGCCGGACGGGCGGCTGGTGCCGTTGGTCGTGCTCTGGCGCCTGGGGGCGCCGAGTGCAGCGCTGGACGCCCTGCTGCCCGACCTGCCGGCCGCCGGCGAGCCCGAACGCAGCGTGAGCGGCGTGACGGTCGATCCGGCGGCCTGGCTGCCCGCCGCGCGGGGGTACTACCGCTACGACGGCTCCGAGACCGCTCCGCCGTGCAGCGAGGGGGTGCGTTGGCTGGTGTTGAAGCAGCCGCAGACGCTCTCGGCCGGGCAGCTCGACCAGCTGCGGCAGCGCATCGCGCCCAATGCCCGAGCGGTCCAGCCGCTCAACGGGCGGGTGGTGCAGGAGACGCTCTGACCGGGTGTGTGGTGTGCAGCGCGGTTTCCACCGGTGTTGAGGGCAGTCAAGGGGCTGCGGGGGCGGTTGGGGCATCGTGCCGCTTCGTTGATTGACGCGAGCACCGCTCGCCACAGAGAGGATCCCGGCATGCCCTGCCCCACAGCCCTGCCGCGCGCATTGCGGCCCGCCCTGCCCTTGAATACCCCGCCCCTGACCCTCCTGGCCCTGGCGGCCGGCCTGTGGCTGGCGTCGTCAGCCGGTGCAGCCGGCCCGGCGGGGTCCGCCGTGGCCACCAGCGCGCCGGCGCCGGCCGCTGCGGCGTCCAGGGCGCCCGGCGTGCGGGTCAAGGTCACGCCGGAGATGACTGGCGCGGGCATCGTTTCCAGCGGCGTGACGTTGCCGCCAATCCCGCCGGTGACGGGCAGCCGCACCAAGCCGGTGCCGTCCTGGGGCAAGCCGCTGCCCTACCCGATCGTGATCGCCGACCGCCGCAACAACCGGCTGATCGAGGTGGCGCCGGACAAGCGCATCGTCTGGGAACTGCCGTCGCCCAATCTGGCGTTCTATCGCGGCAACGAGGACGTGAACTTCTCCGCCGACGGCAAGCGGCTGGCAGTGAGCGAGGAGGACAACTTCGACCTGCACATCGTCGACTACGAGCAGCGCACGGTCACCTGGACCTACGGCGTGCCCGACACCCGCGGCAGCAAGGACGGGCTGTTGAACTACCCGGATGACTCGCACCTGCTGGATGACGGCAAGTTCCTGACCGCCGACATCCGCAACTGCCGCGTGCTGATCATCGACCCGCAGACCAACCAGGTCGCCACGCAGTGGGGCCAGCCCGGCCAGTGCAAGCACAACCCGCCGCAGCAGCTGGCCTGGCCGAACGGGGCCACGCCGATGGACAACGGCGACATCCTGGTCAGCGAGATCACCGACGCGTGGATCTCGCGCATCACGCGCGAGGGCAAGGTGCGCTGGAGCGTGAAGGCACCCAAGGTGCGCTATCCGTCCGATGCCTTCCCGACGGTGGACGGCAAGCAGGTCATCGTGGCCGACTTCAGCAAGCCGGGCCGGGTGGTGATCTTCGATCCGGCCACCGGCAAGCCGACCTGGGAGTACTTCCAGAAGGACGGTGAAGGGTCGCTGGACCACCCGTCGATCGCACGCGAACTGCCCGATACCGGGGACGTGCTGATCGTCGATGACCTGCATGACCGCGTGATCGTGGTGGACCGCCAGACGAAAGCGATCATCTGGCAGTACGGCGTCAAGGGCGTGAAGGGCCACAAGCCGGGCTACTTGAACTACCCGGATGGCGTCGACCTGGACGTGTTCCGCGACTGGAAGCAGGCCACGGCCGCGAGGCCGAAGACCTGAGCGGCTCGGCTGGAGCGGGCTTCAGGGCGGCGGCGCTGCACGGCGCGCGCCGCCTGCGCCGCTGTCTACCGCTGCCAGCGAGGGGCGCTGTTCAGCGCCGCCGTGCCGCAGGGGCCGGGCCGGGGCCGCGGTTGTCCAGGTGGCGGAACTTGATGCGGCCCTTGCTCAGATCGTAGGGCGAGAGTTCCAGCGACACCCGGTCACCCGCCAGGATGCGGATGTTGTGCTTGCGCATGCGACCGGCGGTGTAGGCGATCAGCTCGTGACCGTTCTCAAGCTTGACGCGGTAGCGGGAGTCGGGCAGCACTTCCGAGACAACGCCGCCCATTTCGATCAGTTCTTCCTTGGCCATCGTGTGTGCCGTCTTACAGCGGCTTGATGTTCGCGGCCTGCGGTCCCTTGGGGCCGTCCTTGACCTCGAACTCGACGCGCTGGTTTTCCTTCAGGCTGCGGAAGCCGCCGCCATTGCGAATTTCCGAGTGGTGGGCAAAGAGATCCTTGCCGCCGCCTTCAGGGGTGATGAAGCCGTAGCCCTTGCCGTCGTCGAACCATTTGACGGAACCCGTCTGCGTACCCATGGTGAGCTGTCCTCAGAGTGTGTGTTGGCACATGAACGCGTGTTGGCTGGGTGCCAACGGCGACAGAAACACCCAAGAAACGTCAGACCGGGGGGATTTCAAACGGGGCCGGCTTCGCTTGGTGACAGGGCATCCGGGGGCGAAGCGGTTCGATGAGCAAGACCTTGCGAAAACGGCCTTGTGTAGTTCTGCGCCCGCCAGTGTACCCGCTTGGGACGGTTCAAGTCACGCATTCGAGACACGCCCAGGCGCCCCCGTGCGCAGGCACAGGGCGGCCTGGGCGGGTTCCTGCGCCTGTGCGCTCAGGTGGCCCTGGTACGCCTCGCAGCCGATCTGGCGCAGCCAGGCCAGCTGGGCCGGCGTCTCGACGCCTTCGGCCACGGTGCCGATGCCCAGTTCGCGCGCCAGGGCGATGACCAGGCGAATGATCGCCTCGCCGGCCCGGTCGCCTGGCACGGCGGCAAAGAAACTGCGGTCGATCTTGAGCCGGTCCACGCCGAAGCGGTGCAGCAGCGCGAGGCTGGAGTAGCCGGTGCCGAAGTCGTCCAGGCTCACGCGCACGCCCAGGCGGCGGCACTCGGCCAGCAGGTGTGCGGCGGCCTCGGGCTGCTGCAGCATGCTGCTCTCGGTCAGTTCCAGCTCCAGTCCACCGGGTGCCAGCCCGGCCGCTGCCAGCGCGGCGCCGACCCGGGCCGGGAAGTCCGGCTGCTGCAGTTGCCGGCCCGACACGTTGACCGCCATCGGCACCGCTGGCAGACCCATCAGCTGCCAGCTGCGCGCCTGCTGGCAGGCCTCGCGCAGCACCCAGTCGCCCAGTTCGTCGATCAGCCCGGCCTCCTCGGCATGGCCGATGAAGGCATCGGGCATCACCAGCCCGCGCAGTGGGTGGCGCCAGCGCACCAGCGCCTCGACGCCGACCAGCCGGCCATCGGCCACCGCAAACTGCGGCTGGTAGTGCAGCAGCAGGTCCCCGCGGGCCACCGCCCCGGGCAGTTCGGCCACCACCAGCGCCCGGGCATCGAGCCGCCGGGCGAGTGGCTCGCCGCACACTTCCACGCCACCACGGCCTTGGCGGCGCGCCTGCAGCAGGGCGGCCTCTGCCTGGTGCAGCAGGCGCTGTGCCGCGGCGCGCGTGTCCAGCGGCACCCCGGCCAGCAGCGCCACCCCCACGCTCCAGGACAGGTGCGGCGCTGCGGGCGCTGGTGTCAACGCCAGGGTCTGCTGCAGCTGCAGCGCGGCGGCCCGGGCGGTGGCCGCGTCGGGCAGGCCGGGCCGGAGCAGCCGCAGGCCGTCGCCATCGGTGCGCCACACGCGGCCCGGCATGCCGTCGGCCCCCGCCGCTGGCCGCAGCCGCCGGGCCGCCTGCGCCAGACGGGCGTCGACGGCGGCATGGCCGGCCGCCGCGCGCAGGTCGTCGGCATGGTCCAGGCCGATGGCATACAACGCTGCACCCTCGCCACGAGCCGCGAGGGCGGCCACCTTGTCGAGCAGCGCGCGGTGCGCGGCGGCCGGCCCGGTGGGCGGCGCGCCGCTGGGCACTGCTGCGGCGCGCAGGTGGCGGCCGGGCTGGCGGGTGGCCGTGGTGGCCGCGCGGAACACCAGCCCGTCACCCAACGGCGCCAGGCCCAGCTCCGCCGCCAGCGTGCGCGCCTCCTCGCCCAGCCAGATCAGCCCGTGGCTGGACAGGCTGCGCAGCAGGCGGCGCAGCAGCGGGCGCTGGACCGAGGGTCGCAGCGGGGCCAGCAGGCCGTGCGCGATGAGCAGGTCGCCGCCGGGCAGCGGCGCGTCGTGCAGGGCCTGGTGGACGTGGCAGTGCACCGGCCAGCCGCGCAACGGTGCGCAGTCGTCCACGCCAGCCTCCCGTGGCGATGGGTGGGCGCGGCTGACGTGCAGGCGCCAGCCCGGCACGAGCGCTGCCTGCGGGGCGGGGCTGGTGGCCGCAGGCGCCACGGCCGCGGCCAGCCACTGCGCCAGCAGCCGCGCGTGCGTCATGTCCGGGCAGGCCGGCAGCCAGACCTGCAGGGCCGGCTCGCGGCCCGGGCGCGCGCCCAGCAGCGGCAGCGCCGTGGCCAGGGTGTTGAGCGACTCGGCATCTGCCAGCGGGTTGGCC
The Sphaerotilus microaerophilus DNA segment above includes these coding regions:
- a CDS encoding DUF4124 domain-containing protein: MNRSPALGVIFAMLLLQPGWGLAQTPMTKCVGNGRTVYTQAGPCPPGLAPVEMRLQPLSAADAQPVPARRGRAALAAAPTTAGEPERVSESRRKRANRCEALARQIEQIDALARQPQSGARQDALREQRRRVQRRHADLGC
- a CDS encoding carbonic anhydrase; the encoded protein is MASSLNRRRAGVSLVWLLAVAPVWAAAPAHASLCERGRQQSPIDIVATSRQPLPALQVAYRPAPLRWVNDGHTVRVRFSNGSHLQLGADRLTLTQFHFHLPGGDRLRGEAFPLAMHFLHRAPDGRLVPLVVLWRLGAPSAALDALLPDLPAAGEPERSVSGVTVDPAAWLPAARGYYRYDGSETAPPCSEGVRWLVLKQPQTLSAGQLDQLRQRIAPNARAVQPLNGRVVQETL
- a CDS encoding PQQ-binding-like beta-propeller repeat protein → MPCPTALPRALRPALPLNTPPLTLLALAAGLWLASSAGAAGPAGSAVATSAPAPAAAASRAPGVRVKVTPEMTGAGIVSSGVTLPPIPPVTGSRTKPVPSWGKPLPYPIVIADRRNNRLIEVAPDKRIVWELPSPNLAFYRGNEDVNFSADGKRLAVSEEDNFDLHIVDYEQRTVTWTYGVPDTRGSKDGLLNYPDDSHLLDDGKFLTADIRNCRVLIIDPQTNQVATQWGQPGQCKHNPPQQLAWPNGATPMDNGDILVSEITDAWISRITREGKVRWSVKAPKVRYPSDAFPTVDGKQVIVADFSKPGRVVIFDPATGKPTWEYFQKDGEGSLDHPSIARELPDTGDVLIVDDLHDRVIVVDRQTKAIIWQYGVKGVKGHKPGYLNYPDGVDLDVFRDWKQATAARPKT
- the infA gene encoding translation initiation factor IF-1 codes for the protein MAKEELIEMGGVVSEVLPDSRYRVKLENGHELIAYTAGRMRKHNIRILAGDRVSLELSPYDLSKGRIKFRHLDNRGPGPAPAARRR
- a CDS encoding cold-shock protein; translation: MGTQTGSVKWFDDGKGYGFITPEGGGKDLFAHHSEIRNGGGFRSLKENQRVEFEVKDGPKGPQAANIKPL
- a CDS encoding putative bifunctional diguanylate cyclase/phosphodiesterase, with product MALMKAWNGPATAELLHAVQGMAQVDLRLYRRSAWQAALAERLAHSGMADTPPATYLERLRDPARSEARALIGTIEQQAWSQVANPLADAESLNTLATALPLLGARPGREPALQVWLPACPDMTHARLLAQWLAAAVAPAATSPAPQAALVPGWRLHVSRAHPSPREAGVDDCAPLRGWPVHCHVHQALHDAPLPGGDLLIAHGLLAPLRPSVQRPLLRRLLRSLSSHGLIWLGEEARTLAAELGLAPLGDGLVFRAATTATRQPGRHLRAAAVPSGAPPTGPAAAHRALLDKVAALAARGEGAALYAIGLDHADDLRAAAGHAAVDARLAQAARRLRPAAGADGMPGRVWRTDGDGLRLLRPGLPDAATARAAALQLQQTLALTPAPAAPHLSWSVGVALLAGVPLDTRAAAQRLLHQAEAALLQARRQGRGGVEVCGEPLARRLDARALVVAELPGAVARGDLLLHYQPQFAVADGRLVGVEALVRWRHPLRGLVMPDAFIGHAEEAGLIDELGDWVLREACQQARSWQLMGLPAVPMAVNVSGRQLQQPDFPARVGAALAAAGLAPGGLELELTESSMLQQPEAAAHLLAECRRLGVRVSLDDFGTGYSSLALLHRFGVDRLKIDRSFFAAVPGDRAGEAIIRLVIALARELGIGTVAEGVETPAQLAWLRQIGCEAYQGHLSAQAQEPAQAALCLRTGAPGRVSNA